CCAGCGCGGTGCTGTCGATCACGCGCATCAACGGCGGCCACACCCACAACGTCCTGCCCGCCAGCGTCGTGTTGGGCGGCACGATCCGCACCTTCGACCCCGCGGTGCAGGACGTGATCGAGGACGCGGTGCGCGGCATCGCGGCGGGCGTGGCGCTATCCTTCGATGTGACGGTCGAGGTGGAGTACGACCGCTATTACCCCGCGACGATCAACCACGCCGATGCCGCCGCCGAGGCGATGGCCGCCGCCGCGACCGTGGGCGAGGCGCAACTGGCGCCCGAGCCCGCGTTCACGTCGGAAGATTTCTCCTTCATGCTACAGGTGTGCCCCGGCGCCTACGTCTGGCTCGGCCAGGCGCGCCCCGAGTTGCCGTCGATGCCGCTCCACAATCCGCGCTACGACTTCAACGACGCCGTCCTGCCGCTCGGCATCCGCCTCCACGTCGCGCTGGCGGAGCGGCATCTGGCGAAGGCCTGACACGAATGCCACCGCCACCCCGGCCTTGAGTCGCGGTCCCGCTGTTACCAGCCGTCGACAGAAGCGAGCCCCCGGCTCAAGGCGAGACCTTTGCAAAAGGCCACTCCGTGCTCCTGCGCAGGCAGGAGCCCAGGGTTGCGGGTCCCAAAAGGCGTTGATCTGCCTGGCCCTGGGCTCCTGCCTGCGCAGGAGCACGGCAAGGACCCGGCGCCGTTGCACCCGTTTTGCAAAGGTCCCGCTCAAGGCCGGGGTGACGAACGACGCGGGGCGACGATGCCGGACGCCCACAAGGCCCACCAGACAATCACCGGCTGCAGCAACAGTCGCGGCGCATGGTACCAGATCGGCAGCCCGGTCCCGCGGGACAGGTCCATCACCGCATGCTGGAGGTTCGCGGGCCAGACGCACAGCGCATAGGCCGCCAGCGCCCAGCCCGCGGCACGCCGCCAGCGCGGCAGCATCAGCCCGAGGGCGCCAACCAGTTCGCACAGCCCCGTCACCAGCACGACCATACGCGGCGCGGGTACGAACGGAGGCACGATCCGTACCACCGCATCGACGAAGACCAGATGCCCGATCCCCGCGATCGCATAGAAGGCCGCCAGCAACCCGCGCGCGACGCGGCCCGCGCGGGTGTCCGCCATCGTCAGGCCTCGACCGCCAGCAACGTCACGCCCGCATATTTCTCGTCACCGGCATCGAACAATTCGCTCGGCTTGAAGCGCCGCGGCGTGATGCGCAGCGCGGCCAGCCCCGACAGCTTGAACGCGCCGATCTTCGGCTCCTTGGGCGGCTGGCCGTCGCGCTCGATCGTCAGCGCGTCGAGATAGATCTCGCCATGCTTCGTGTACAGAACGTGCGGCGCCAGCGTCACCGCGCCACGATTGTACGTGGCGGCGATCGCCTGCTGCTTCACGATCGCCTCGAAGACGACCGGCACGGTATCGGGCACGGGGGACGGCTGGGGCGCGGTTTCGTCACTCATCGCGCGCTCCTTACTCCATCACGCTGCGTTGCAGCAACAACGCGCATGCCCTCATTCGTCCATCAGCCGCTGCGCGAAATAGGTCATCTGCAACGCCTGCAACCGTGCCGCCTGCGCCACGTCGGCATCGCCCGAGTGACCGCCCGCGGTATCCTCGAAGAAGAGATACGGCAGCCCGTATTCCTTCATCCGCGCCGCGAACTTGCGCGCATGCTGCGGCCCGACGCGATCGTCCTTCGTCGTGGTCCAGATATAGGTCTCCGGATACGCCACCCCGCGCTTCAGATTGTGATAGGGCGAGATCCGCTCCAGGAACGCGCGCTCCTCCGGCACCGACACCGACCCATATTCGTCGACCCACGACGCGCCGGCCGCGATCCTTTCATAGCGCAGCATGTCGAGCAGCGGCACCTGGATGGTGACGGCGCGCCACATGTCGGGATGCTGGTTCAGCTCCACCCCCATCAGCAGCCCGCCGTTGGAGCCGCCGTAGATGCCCAGCTTCGCCGGGCTGGTCAGCCGCCGCGCGAACAGGTCCTTCGCCACCGCCGCGAAGTCGTCGTAGATCACCTGCCGCTTCGTCTTGCGCCCGGCATCGTGCCACGCCGGGCCGAACTCGCCCCCGCCGCGGATGTTGGCCAGCACATAGGCGCCGCCGCGCTCCAGCCACAGCTTGCCGGTCGTCGCGGCATAGGAGGGCAGCATCGGCACCTCGAATCCGCCATACGCCGTCATCAGCGTCGGGGTGCGGCCGTCGCGCGGCGCATCGGCGCGGTGGACGACGAAATAGGGCACCTTCGTCCCGTCCGTAGAGGTCGCCTCGAACTGCTCGGCGACCAGCCCTGCAGCGTCGAACCGCGCCGGCAGCGCCTTCAGCAGCGTCGGCGCGGCGGTACTTCCGGCATCGAACACCGCCAACGTCGTGGGCGTCAGGAAGGCGTTGGCGACGAGGAACGCGCGGTTGTTCGCGTCCGACGTGCCCGTCACGGTGAAGATCGCATTGTCCGGCAGCGCGAGCGTCCGCGCGGTCCAGCCCTTCGCACCCGGCGTCAGCACCGCGACCCGCCCGCGGACATTGTCGGTATAATCGACGATCAGGTGATCGCGCGTCGCATCCACCCCCGACACCGCCTGCCGCGCGGTCGGCACGAACACCGCCTCGGGCTGCGGCTTGGCGCCCTCCAGCGCGGCGAGCGGCAGCGCGGCCACCGCACCCGCGGGCAGCGTGCCCCAGGGCTCGCTCGTCTCGAACACCAGGCGTCCGTCGACCATCGCCGCGGCGCGCACCCGTGCCGGGATCGCCAGCGGCTTCACCCCCGCGGGGGTCCACAACGACTTCTGGCTACCGAAGAAGGTGCTCTGCCGCTCGATCACGACCGCGCGGTGCCCCTTCGCATCGGTGAAGGTGGTCGCATAGGTGCCGAGCTGATCCTCGGGGCGCCCACGAAACACCTCGGTCGCCGTCGATAGCGGCGCGCCGCGCTTCACCATCTTCACGACATAGGGATAGCTCGACACCGTCATCGTGCCCGCGCCCCAGTCGCGGCTCACCAGCAGCGTGTCCCGGTCGATCCAGGTCGCGCCCTGCTTCGACGTCGGCAGCACGAATCCGCCCGCGACGAACGTGCCCGCCGCCACGTCGAACTCGCGATAGGTGATCGCGTCCTCGCCCCCTTCCGACAGCGCGACCAGGCACAGCCGCTCCTCGGGCGAGAGACAGACCGCGCCTTTCCAGACCCATTTCTTCCCCTCGGCGCGGCTGAGCGCGTCGAGATCGAGCAGCGTGCGCCATTGCGGCGTGGCGGCGGCGTAATCCTCCGCCGTGGTCCACCGCCACAGCCCCTGCGGATGATCGGCATCGCGCCAGAAATTGACGATCCGCCCCATCAGCTGCCCCGGCATCGGGATGCGATCGGTCGCGGATGCGATCGCCAGCGCCTCGCGGTGGAACGCCGCGTAGCGCGGATCGCCCTCCAGCCGCGCCAGCGTGCGCCTGTTCTCCGCCTCGACCCAGGCGAGCGCCTTCGCGCCGTCCTTGTCCTCCAGCCAGATATAGGGGTCGGCCTGGGTCGCCGCGCGCGTCGCCTGTGTCATTCCCGCCGTCTGCGCGTCCGCGCCGCTTCCCGCAAGCAGCGCCGCCGCCGCCATCCATCCCGACCGCATACCGTCACTCCACTTCCTCGCCCATCGGTGCGACAGATGCCGCGCGGGAACAACCCCGCGCGTTCCGAGTCCCCCCTTGCGATGCCACGAACCCGACCGCTCGCCCTCCCCGCCTCCGCCGACGGCCTGCCCACGCCGCGTCGCTATGCCGCGGTGGCGGCTTTGTGTTTCGGCACCGCCCTGGTCATCATCGACGGCGGCGTCGCGAACGTGGCGCTGCCGACGATCGCGCGCGACCTGGGGGTCAGCTCGTCGTCGGTGGTGGCGATCGTCACCGTCTACCAGCTGATGCTGGTCATGCTGATGCTGCCCTTCGCCGGGCTGGGCGAGCGGATCGGGTTGAAGCGGATGTATCAGGTCGGGCAGCTGATCTTCACCGTCGCGACCCTGCTGTGCTTCTTCGCCAAGAGCCTGCCGTTCCTGCTCGTCGTCCGCGCCGCGCAGGCGGTGGGCGCCGCCGGCGCGCTGGCGGTCGCCTCGGCACTGATCCGGCAGACCTATCCCGCGCAGCAGCTGGGCCGCGGGCTTGGCATCAATTCGGTGATCGTCTCCAGCTCCGCTGCCGCCGCACCGACGATCGGCGGGCTGGTGCTGTCCGTCGCGCCCTGGCCATGGGTATTCGCCAGCGCGATCCCCTTCGCGATCGCCTCGTTGCTGCTGGGACGCGCGCTGCCGGACACGCCACGCCGCGACCGCAAGTTCGACGTGCTGGGCGCGGTGATGTGCGCCGCGATGTTCGGGCTGGTCATCGGCGGCGCGGAAAGCGCGGTCCACGGCGACAGCC
The sequence above is drawn from the Sphingomonas adhaesiva genome and encodes:
- a CDS encoding DoxX family protein: MADTRAGRVARGLLAAFYAIAGIGHLVFVDAVVRIVPPFVPAPRMVVLVTGLCELVGALGLMLPRWRRAAGWALAAYALCVWPANLQHAVMDLSRGTGLPIWYHAPRLLLQPVIVWWALWASGIVAPRRSSPRP
- a CDS encoding prolyl oligopeptidase family serine peptidase, whose amino-acid sequence is MRSGWMAAAALLAGSGADAQTAGMTQATRAATQADPYIWLEDKDGAKALAWVEAENRRTLARLEGDPRYAAFHREALAIASATDRIPMPGQLMGRIVNFWRDADHPQGLWRWTTAEDYAAATPQWRTLLDLDALSRAEGKKWVWKGAVCLSPEERLCLVALSEGGEDAITYREFDVAAGTFVAGGFVLPTSKQGATWIDRDTLLVSRDWGAGTMTVSSYPYVVKMVKRGAPLSTATEVFRGRPEDQLGTYATTFTDAKGHRAVVIERQSTFFGSQKSLWTPAGVKPLAIPARVRAAAMVDGRLVFETSEPWGTLPAGAVAALPLAALEGAKPQPEAVFVPTARQAVSGVDATRDHLIVDYTDNVRGRVAVLTPGAKGWTARTLALPDNAIFTVTGTSDANNRAFLVANAFLTPTTLAVFDAGSTAAPTLLKALPARFDAAGLVAEQFEATSTDGTKVPYFVVHRADAPRDGRTPTLMTAYGGFEVPMLPSYAATTGKLWLERGGAYVLANIRGGGEFGPAWHDAGRKTKRQVIYDDFAAVAKDLFARRLTSPAKLGIYGGSNGGLLMGVELNQHPDMWRAVTIQVPLLDMLRYERIAAGASWVDEYGSVSVPEERAFLERISPYHNLKRGVAYPETYIWTTTKDDRVGPQHARKFAARMKEYGLPYLFFEDTAGGHSGDADVAQAARLQALQMTYFAQRLMDE